TTCAAGCAGGAAAATCGAAAAAGCATGCAAAAGAGATATAAATTTTAAGTGGTTACTTCAATGTTATAAGGCACCGGATCATGCTACAATCAGTAGATTTCGTAAAGACTATATTTCAAATGAGGTAATTGAAGATTTATTTTATCAACAAGTTAATTATTTAGCAAATCAAAATGAAATACTATTTGAAAATGCATTTATTGATGGTACTAAAATCGAAGCGAATGCTAATCGTTATACATTTGTTTGGAAAAAAACTATTTTAAAAAATGAAGAAAAAATGTTTGATAAAATTCTTGTTCTTTTAGAAAATATTAACCTTGGAGAATTAAAAAAATTTACTGTTCAGAAAGAAACATTAATAGATGATATTGATAAAATTCTTCAATGGCTTGAATATGAAAAAAAGAAAAGAAACATAGAGTTTGTTCATGGAATTGGTAAAAGAAAAACCAAAATTCAAAAGTGGACAGAGCAACTATCTGAATATAAAGAGAGAGAAGAAAAATATAATTTGAGTAAAAAAATATTTTCAAAAAGAAATAGTTATTCTAAAACTGATCCAGACGCAACTTTCATGCATATGAAAGATGATCATATGAGAAATAGTCAATTAAAACCTGCATATAATGTGCAAATCGCAGTTGAAAGTGAATACGTAACCGGCGTCGGAATATTTGATGATAGAAATGATATAGCAACATTAATACCTATGCTTAATAATATGAAAGAAAAAATCGGTCGTAAATATCTTAATATAATTGCAGACTCAGGTTATGAAAGCGAAGAAAACTATTTATTCTTAGAATCAAATAAGCAAACTCCTTATATAAAACCACAAACTTATGAGAAGTGGAAAAAAAGAAGTTTTAAAAATGATATAAGTAAGCGCGAAAATATGAAATATGATGCTGAATCGGATTTTTATATTTGTCATAACAATAGAAAATTAATACCTACCTCTATTATTTATAGAAAATCCGCAAGTGGATACAAATCAGAAGTAACTGTGTATGAATGCGAAAACTGTGATAATTGCGATTACAAAGTAAAATGCACAAAAGCAAAAGGAAATAGAAAAATGCAGGTTTCAAAAACTTTTGTGGAAAAGCGTGAAATATCCTATAAAAATATTACAACTGAATTTGGAACTAAATTAAGAATGAATAGATCTATTCAGGTCGAAGGAGCATTTGGAGTTCTAAAAAGTGATTATGAATTCAATAGATTTTTAACACGTGGAAAAAATAGCGTTCAAACTGAATTTATTTTGCTTTGTTTTGGTTATAATATTAACAAATTACATTCAAAAATACAAAATGAAAAAACTCAGAATCATCTTCATGAATTGAAACCTACTGCCTAGTTATGGAATAAATTAACTAGGCTTATTTTAGTGTGCTTAAAAATCAGAATTCTTTAAATAATTAATATTGTATTTCAAATATTTGGAGATTTGCTGGCTTAAACCGAAAAGGAGCATCGCTCCTGATTAAAATTTAATCATTTTGCGACACTCCCTTTTTTAGTGATATTTGATTCTATGTCCGACAAAATAGACAAAAGAAACTTAGTAACGAATTTTGTTACTAATAATACAAATAAAATAGTAACATATAATGTTACAAATATTATTTCATAAAATATAACTAATATTAATACTAAATATGTAACATAAAATAAAACAATAAAAGTAACTAAATATGTATACAAAAATTGTAACAAAAAGAGTTACTAAAAATGCAAAAATAATAAAACTAATTATGCTTAATAATATAGTGATATTAGCTAAATTTGCTAGCAATAACAAGAAAATATTAAATTAAAATTTATCATATATATACAATAAAAAAAGTATCATAAATTTAGAATATAAAAAGATTTATTTATTCACATATATTTAAATTTTAAATTAATTAATATATTAATTTACTTAGAAAAAGTAAATATAAAATAATAAAATAGAACCCTTATAAATGTCAGTTTTATTTATGAATAATATATATTATAGATTATCTTAATTGAATGATTATAGTTAATTATTCTTGTTGGATAATTCTTTTTTTATTTAAAAAAGTTTTACTTTATAACTTACCATATATTTTTACAAATGATAATCTTATCATCATTACTGATAAAAACAATTAAAAATCAAAGGGAATAGAAGAAAATATAACTTATAGCTATATAATCATTTATTTTATCGGCATTTATGATTATATAGATATTTGTTTTTAACGGTTAAACTGATAATATGTAAATATGTCATGACATAGAATTTGATTTTGATAAGTAAAACATTAACTGAATCTTTTAATAGAGCTCAGGGGGAGGTTATAAATGGATACTAATTTGTTAGAAGAAATTACAATATTTCAAGATAA
This genomic stretch from Clostridium beijerinckii harbors:
- a CDS encoding IS1182 family transposase; the encoded protein is MLKTKLHNKDYTEINDNFQLILPLNLENLIPSDDSVRLLSHVLEGLDYTKLYKAYSSVGRKPAVEPKIMFKIISYAYSQNIYSSRKIEKACKRDINFKWLLQCYKAPDHATISRFRKDYISNEVIEDLFYQQVNYLANQNEILFENAFIDGTKIEANANRYTFVWKKTILKNEEKMFDKILVLLENINLGELKKFTVQKETLIDDIDKILQWLEYEKKKRNIEFVHGIGKRKTKIQKWTEQLSEYKEREEKYNLSKKIFSKRNSYSKTDPDATFMHMKDDHMRNSQLKPAYNVQIAVESEYVTGVGIFDDRNDIATLIPMLNNMKEKIGRKYLNIIADSGYESEENYLFLESNKQTPYIKPQTYEKWKKRSFKNDISKRENMKYDAESDFYICHNNRKLIPTSIIYRKSASGYKSEVTVYECENCDNCDYKVKCTKAKGNRKMQVSKTFVEKREISYKNITTEFGTKLRMNRSIQVEGAFGVLKSDYEFNRFLTRGKNSVQTEFILLCFGYNINKLHSKIQNEKTQNHLHELKPTA